The following coding sequences lie in one Candidatus Palauibacter soopunensis genomic window:
- a CDS encoding tetratricopeptide repeat protein produces the protein MTARRAAGRQRGLAAAGVAAVALTFAPTLAPQEAALAPAPADRFQAGNRLYQAGDHGGALDAYLGLYEDGFESGELHYNIGNAYFRLGELGRAILFYERARVALPRDESVRTNLELARSLTADQITPLPGFWVPRLVRWAVQLVPRAWLIAILALGYLGLASILLYRLLSTGPPHWTRPAAVAAAALTFVVGANLLIREFGIGRAERGVILQTEAAVQSAPSDDPSLQLFTIHEGAVVRIDRRSSDWLEIVLEDGKVGWVRAGDLDTI, from the coding sequence ATGACCGCCCGCCGAGCCGCCGGGCGTCAACGCGGGCTGGCGGCCGCCGGGGTTGCGGCCGTGGCGCTCACTTTCGCGCCCACGCTCGCTCCACAGGAAGCCGCGCTCGCCCCGGCCCCCGCCGACCGGTTCCAGGCGGGGAACCGCCTCTATCAGGCCGGAGACCATGGGGGTGCCCTCGATGCCTACCTCGGACTGTACGAGGACGGGTTCGAGAGCGGCGAACTCCACTACAACATCGGCAACGCCTACTTCAGGCTCGGCGAACTGGGCCGGGCGATCCTCTTCTACGAGCGCGCCAGGGTCGCACTTCCCCGGGATGAGAGCGTGCGCACGAACCTGGAACTCGCGCGCTCTCTGACCGCCGACCAGATCACACCGCTTCCGGGATTCTGGGTGCCCCGCCTCGTCAGGTGGGCGGTGCAGCTCGTGCCGCGCGCGTGGCTCATCGCGATCCTGGCGCTGGGCTACCTGGGGCTGGCTTCCATCCTGCTCTACCGGCTTCTCTCCACCGGGCCGCCACACTGGACCCGCCCCGCCGCCGTGGCCGCCGCCGCGCTCACCTTCGTCGTCGGCGCGAACCTCCTGATCCGCGAGTTCGGCATCGGGCGCGCGGAGCGCGGGGTGATCCTGCAGACCGAGGCCGCCGTCCAGAGCGCGCCCTCCGATGACCCTTCGCTGCAGTTGTTCACGATTCACGAGGGGGCCGTCGTCCGGATCGACCGGAGATCGAGCGACTGGCTCGAGATCGTCCTTGAAGACGGAAAGGTCGGCTGGGTACGAGCCGGAGACCTCGATACGATCTAG
- a CDS encoding DNA-3-methyladenine glycosylase, whose product MRGRTIETPDDIAEGLEALVRIDGRLAEAVEKAGPVPLRRRAPGFEGLARTIVAQMVSKAAAAAIWERLVEEAQGCEPDRVVALSDAQCRRIGLSRSKEATLKGAAEAVQSGRLDPQALCLMPAEASIAAMTALKGIGVWTAEVYLLFCAGHSDVFPAGDLALRKAAGHALRLRGRPDEKTLREIAARWRPWRSVAARLLWEYYTTEMRRRDVLPAGSRDR is encoded by the coding sequence ATGCGGGGAAGAACGATAGAAACGCCGGACGATATCGCCGAGGGCCTCGAGGCGCTGGTGCGGATCGACGGACGGCTTGCGGAGGCGGTCGAGAAGGCGGGACCCGTGCCGCTGCGGCGACGGGCTCCCGGCTTCGAGGGCCTGGCCCGGACCATCGTGGCGCAGATGGTTTCGAAGGCGGCGGCCGCCGCGATCTGGGAGCGGCTCGTCGAGGAGGCGCAGGGCTGCGAGCCTGACCGGGTCGTCGCGCTGTCCGATGCGCAATGCCGCCGGATCGGGCTGTCCAGGTCCAAGGAGGCGACACTCAAGGGTGCCGCGGAAGCAGTTCAGAGCGGTCGTCTCGATCCGCAGGCGCTGTGCCTCATGCCTGCCGAGGCGTCCATCGCGGCCATGACGGCCCTCAAGGGGATCGGCGTGTGGACGGCCGAGGTCTATCTCTTGTTCTGCGCCGGCCACAGCGATGTCTTCCCGGCGGGCGATCTCGCTCTGCGGAAGGCGGCGGGACATGCGCTCCGTCTACGGGGACGGCCCGATGAGAAGACGCTCCGCGAGATCGCCGCCCGCTGGCGACCCTGGCGGAGCGTGGCGGCCCGGCTGCTCTGGGAGTACTACACGACGGAAATGCGGCGGCGCGACGTGCTGCCGGCGGGTTCGCGGGATCGCTAG
- a CDS encoding FAD-dependent oxidoreductase — MKRRTLIKTVGTAALGSSLGACSPAWRRFSPGPTAPSLPLLRVAPDRVIRTTVGLRPFRPAGFRVAAERLDEKTVIHNYGHGGAGISLSWGTGRLVSELAEPHPSRQAAVIGAGAVGLATARQLQRRGFDVTIHARALPPDTTSNMAYAGFSPLSNLVSAPERTPAFDAQFDRAVRASYEQMQLFAGAGRGVSWMTTYTWTNRLSNRRAEDSGLDETESGLDPDVDVGATVLQPGEHPFPGTYALRRPTLRIEPSIYLDQLMEEFLLFGGRVRIRNFETPRDLMSLDEPLIANCTGLGSRALFGDETMTPIKGQLTFLAPQPGIDYSLEGSAPGGGRIGILPRSDGIALGHVMERGDWSLEPIEEAVATRLDRAGRLMAAMADHPSGLGGVAAVPRPPALRDALKDDPVPTTPPPVESFFDIES; from the coding sequence GTGAAACGTCGAACGCTGATCAAGACCGTGGGGACCGCGGCGCTGGGCTCGAGCCTCGGCGCGTGCTCCCCCGCGTGGCGCCGTTTTTCGCCGGGCCCCACCGCCCCGAGCCTCCCCCTACTCCGCGTCGCGCCGGACCGCGTCATCCGGACCACCGTGGGTCTCAGACCTTTTCGGCCGGCCGGATTCCGCGTGGCCGCGGAGCGGCTGGACGAGAAGACCGTCATCCACAACTACGGCCACGGCGGCGCGGGGATCTCCCTTTCGTGGGGGACGGGACGGCTCGTGTCCGAACTGGCCGAACCTCACCCTTCGCGGCAAGCCGCCGTCATCGGAGCCGGCGCCGTCGGCCTCGCCACCGCGCGGCAGCTCCAGCGCCGCGGGTTCGACGTGACGATCCATGCGCGCGCCCTCCCGCCCGACACGACCTCGAACATGGCCTACGCGGGGTTCTCGCCGCTCTCCAACCTCGTGTCGGCCCCGGAACGGACTCCGGCCTTCGACGCTCAGTTCGACCGGGCCGTCCGCGCCTCCTACGAGCAGATGCAACTGTTCGCCGGCGCCGGACGCGGCGTGTCGTGGATGACGACGTACACCTGGACGAACCGCCTCTCGAATCGGCGGGCGGAAGATTCGGGACTCGACGAGACCGAGAGCGGCCTCGACCCGGACGTCGACGTGGGAGCCACCGTGCTGCAGCCGGGAGAACACCCCTTTCCCGGCACCTACGCCCTCCGCAGGCCCACCCTCCGCATCGAGCCGTCGATCTATCTCGACCAATTGATGGAGGAGTTCCTCCTCTTCGGGGGACGCGTGCGGATCCGGAATTTCGAGACCCCCCGCGACCTCATGTCGCTCGACGAACCGCTCATCGCCAACTGCACGGGTCTCGGCTCCCGAGCCCTGTTCGGCGACGAGACGATGACCCCCATCAAGGGCCAGCTCACCTTCCTCGCCCCGCAGCCCGGGATCGACTACAGCCTCGAAGGCAGCGCGCCGGGCGGCGGCCGCATCGGGATCCTCCCGCGCTCGGACGGGATCGCGCTCGGACACGTGATGGAGCGCGGCGACTGGAGCCTCGAACCGATCGAGGAGGCGGTCGCGACCCGGCTGGATCGCGCAGGCCGGCTCATGGCGGCGATGGCGGACCACCCCTCGGGACTCGGCGGGGTCGCCGCCGTACCGCGGCCACCCGCGCTGCGCGACGCGCTCAAAGACGATCCCGTCCCGACGACCCCGCCCCCGGTCGAGAGCTTCTTCGACATCGAGTCCTAG
- a CDS encoding MerR family transcriptional regulator — protein MRSYTARELEEETGFSRRTIAYYVQVGLLPRVGRRGPKTRYPKLVRDRLLFIRRVREAEGAGRVPATALREIGAVFEGSSPELITGVADGRIAVTADLLSARSARTESPLRTQDVAERHEAPVAFAAPRARHAAPEDRLMVREQEPDWPREAAAPPADDPELAALLVALRELAGCRDDPPGGVERWARIEIAPGVALSVRGVADEDAAVLEAIGRRLRKRLADRFGD, from the coding sequence ATGCGCAGTTACACGGCCCGGGAACTGGAAGAGGAGACGGGGTTCAGCCGCCGCACGATCGCCTACTACGTGCAGGTCGGACTGCTTCCGCGGGTCGGCCGGAGGGGGCCGAAGACCCGTTATCCGAAGCTCGTGCGGGACCGCCTCCTCTTCATTCGGCGGGTTCGCGAGGCGGAGGGGGCGGGGAGGGTGCCCGCGACTGCGCTCCGCGAGATCGGCGCCGTGTTCGAGGGATCGTCGCCGGAACTGATCACGGGCGTGGCGGATGGACGGATCGCGGTGACCGCCGATCTCCTCTCCGCCCGGTCCGCCCGAACGGAGTCTCCGTTACGAACGCAGGACGTGGCGGAACGGCACGAGGCGCCCGTCGCCTTCGCCGCCCCTCGGGCGCGGCATGCCGCGCCCGAGGACAGGCTGATGGTACGGGAGCAGGAACCGGACTGGCCTCGTGAAGCGGCGGCGCCTCCCGCCGACGATCCGGAGTTGGCGGCGTTGCTGGTCGCGCTCCGGGAGCTGGCGGGCTGCCGCGACGATCCCCCGGGCGGGGTGGAGAGATGGGCGCGGATCGAGATTGCGCCCGGCGTCGCCCTCTCGGTCCGCGGCGTCGCGGACGAAGACGCCGCCGTGCTCGAGGCAATCGGGCGCAGGCTTCGCAAACGGCTGGCGGACCGGTTCGGCGACTGA
- a CDS encoding DUF6569 family protein yields the protein MNQITTAIANLEIGEPTFRGGLTVFPLLSPETSDLDYLLLGDGLRENRVTVREVSMGGSVPDLEVENRADRPLLIVDGEELVGAKQNRVANLTLLLPAGKTTIIPVSCVEQGRWSYDSPGFQVTDRLQFASGRAERYASVQESMRSEGMRRSDQSRVWSSIDDKAVALEAPSETGAMSEIFERHATALDDYVREVEAARDQIGAVFAVAGGSYGLDLFDRHATLAAFLPRLVRSYGVDALERRSEEDTAAPASAARDFLDRLRAGAFDDHSAVGLGRDVGIVAERAIGGALVVDDTIVHLTGFSNPRAGRGERAGEEVYANYHQRRDALRRRHAS from the coding sequence ATGAACCAGATCACGACGGCCATCGCCAACCTGGAGATCGGCGAGCCGACCTTCCGCGGCGGACTCACGGTGTTCCCCCTGCTGTCCCCGGAGACCTCGGATCTCGATTACCTGCTGCTGGGAGATGGGCTGCGCGAGAACCGGGTCACCGTGCGCGAGGTGTCGATGGGGGGCAGCGTCCCCGATCTGGAGGTGGAGAACCGGGCCGACCGTCCCCTCCTCATCGTGGACGGCGAGGAACTCGTAGGCGCCAAGCAGAACCGCGTCGCCAACCTCACGCTGCTGCTCCCCGCCGGGAAGACGACGATCATCCCGGTCTCCTGCGTGGAGCAGGGCCGCTGGTCCTACGACAGCCCCGGGTTCCAGGTGACGGACCGGCTGCAGTTCGCGAGCGGCCGCGCCGAGCGATACGCGAGCGTGCAGGAGTCGATGCGCAGCGAGGGGATGCGACGCTCCGACCAGAGCCGGGTGTGGAGTTCGATCGACGACAAGGCCGTGGCGCTGGAGGCCCCATCGGAGACCGGCGCCATGAGCGAGATTTTCGAGCGTCACGCGACGGCGTTGGACGACTACGTACGGGAGGTGGAGGCCGCCCGGGATCAGATCGGCGCCGTCTTCGCGGTGGCGGGCGGCAGCTATGGACTGGACCTCTTCGACCGTCACGCCACCCTCGCCGCGTTCCTCCCCAGGCTCGTGCGCAGCTACGGCGTCGACGCGCTGGAGAGGCGCTCGGAGGAGGACACGGCGGCGCCGGCCTCCGCGGCGCGGGACTTCCTCGATCGCCTGCGAGCGGGAGCCTTCGATGACCACTCCGCGGTCGGGCTCGGGCGCGATGTGGGGATCGTCGCCGAACGCGCCATCGGGGGCGCGCTCGTCGTGGACGACACCATCGTGCACCTGACGGGGTTCTCCAACCCCCGGGCCGGCCGCGGCGAACGCGCCGGAGAGGAGGTGTACGCGAATTACCACCAGAGGCGCGACGCCCTCCGCCGGCGGCACGCGAGCTAG
- a CDS encoding TCR/Tet family MFS transporter, translating to MKAPGRGREAAMVFIFITVFIDVLGIGIIVPILPELIKEFTGGSTARAGRWFGVLAATYAVTQFFFAPILGSLSDRVGRRPVILISLFGLGIDYIIMGLAPSIGWLFAGRLIAGVMGASITTANAYVADVSEPEKRARNFGLIGVAFGLGFIFGPAIGGVLGGIDLRLPFFAAAGLALVNALYGVFVLPESLPPEKRDAFSWLKANPIGSLFVLRSYPLVAGLAVSFVFMILAQRGLETVWVLYTGHKFGWDELANGLSLALVGLMAAIVQGGLVQPIIKRTGERRAILGGLALAVITYLGYGLATQGWMLIAFIIFGSIGGVAGPALQSLVAGAVEPQDQGKVQGGLQSLMSLTSIMSPLIFTSLLFSYFTSPAAPVELPGAPFLLGAVMYATAFVLVFRLFRRIPAA from the coding sequence GTGAAAGCTCCCGGGCGGGGCCGCGAGGCGGCGATGGTCTTCATCTTCATCACCGTCTTCATCGACGTGCTGGGGATCGGGATCATCGTCCCCATCCTCCCCGAACTCATCAAGGAGTTCACGGGCGGAAGCACCGCGCGGGCGGGACGCTGGTTCGGGGTGCTCGCGGCGACGTACGCCGTCACCCAGTTCTTCTTCGCACCCATCCTGGGGTCGCTCTCGGACCGGGTCGGGCGCCGGCCCGTGATCCTGATCTCGCTGTTCGGTCTCGGGATCGACTACATCATCATGGGGCTCGCGCCCTCCATCGGCTGGCTCTTCGCGGGGCGCCTCATCGCGGGCGTGATGGGCGCGAGCATCACCACGGCGAACGCATACGTCGCCGACGTGTCCGAGCCCGAGAAGCGGGCCCGGAACTTCGGACTCATCGGCGTCGCGTTCGGCCTCGGGTTCATCTTCGGCCCCGCCATCGGGGGCGTGCTGGGCGGCATCGACCTCCGGCTCCCCTTCTTCGCGGCGGCGGGACTCGCCCTCGTGAACGCGCTGTACGGCGTCTTCGTCCTCCCCGAATCGCTGCCGCCGGAGAAGCGCGACGCCTTCAGCTGGCTGAAGGCCAACCCGATCGGGAGCCTCTTCGTGCTGCGCTCGTATCCGCTGGTGGCCGGGCTCGCGGTGTCCTTCGTGTTCATGATCCTCGCGCAGCGCGGCCTCGAGACCGTCTGGGTGCTCTACACCGGTCACAAGTTCGGCTGGGACGAACTCGCGAACGGCCTGTCGCTGGCGCTGGTGGGACTCATGGCGGCCATCGTCCAGGGAGGACTCGTTCAACCCATCATCAAACGCACCGGGGAGCGCCGCGCCATCCTCGGCGGGCTCGCGCTGGCCGTGATCACGTACCTGGGCTACGGCCTCGCCACGCAGGGGTGGATGCTCATCGCCTTCATCATCTTCGGCTCCATCGGGGGCGTCGCGGGCCCGGCCCTCCAGAGCCTCGTAGCGGGAGCCGTGGAGCCGCAGGACCAGGGGAAGGTCCAGGGCGGCCTCCAGTCGCTCATGAGCCTGACGAGCATCATGAGCCCCCTGATCTTCACCAGCCTCCTGTTCAGCTACTTCACGTCACCCGCTGCCCCAGTGGAGTTGCCGGGCGCGCCCTTCCTGCTCGGCGCCGTGATGTACGCCACGGCGTTCGTGCTCGTGTTCCGCCTCTTCCGCCGCATCCCGGCCGCGTAA
- a CDS encoding prolyl oligopeptidase family serine peptidase, translating to MADSTPRARAIAVPVGRALLTLRLAALAVCVAACEAWPPPPETARIPVVDTLHGVEFTDDYRWLEDQESPETRAWIGEQNAYAESIVGDTPLRAGLEGRLRELMDAPGAIFPRRAGDYEYFSFRKRGREVGAIYRRPAPDEPEDAPVDPDGEFEVVIDPLDLRDDATTSVSIIDFSPDGRLMIYAIRDGGRDEREYRVRDLESGEDLPDRLPTYLYGNVSFDPEGEGFYYSRRSRETGARIRYHRLGTDLEEDEELFGEGHGPERFVGFSQGGDGRWHVYTVQHGWARTDVYLHDVRAGTAPVPLIVGAPARFSTRFVDDELYLLTNLDAPRNRILAVDLENPDPDPAQWREVLPEGEDLLTGYRFIGDDLYADYLRDVSSRIVRYGPDAAVKGEIPIPAHHVATLRSHGDDGNEALLTLTSLLTPPAILKLDLETMETEAWRPSSVPFDGSEYELKQVWYTSEDGTRAPMYVAHRRGLALDGQSPALLYGYGGFNVNLLPRFDARAAAWLEQGGVYAMATLRGGGEFGEEWHRAGMLENKPNVFADFIAAAEWLVENGYTNPDRLAIRGGSNGGLLVAASLTKRPDLFRAVYCGLPDLDMVRFYQFTDTNNMPALLEYGNAAVAEEFDVLRTFSPYQNVRDGVDYPAVMLTQGDLDTRVPPLQARKMAARLQAASSSGLPVILDYDERTGHAGGRSFTRNVRNAAMELAFLLQQLGASE from the coding sequence ATGGCGGACTCGACACCCCGCGCCCGCGCCATCGCCGTGCCCGTCGGCCGCGCTCTCCTGACGCTTCGGCTGGCCGCCCTCGCCGTCTGCGTGGCGGCGTGTGAGGCTTGGCCGCCCCCGCCCGAGACCGCCCGGATTCCCGTCGTCGACACCCTGCACGGCGTCGAGTTCACGGACGACTACCGGTGGCTCGAGGACCAGGAAAGCCCCGAGACCCGTGCCTGGATCGGCGAGCAGAACGCGTACGCGGAGTCCATCGTCGGCGACACGCCGTTGCGCGCGGGTCTCGAGGGCAGGCTTCGCGAGCTGATGGACGCGCCCGGGGCGATCTTCCCGCGCCGGGCGGGGGACTACGAGTACTTCTCGTTCCGGAAGCGGGGCCGGGAGGTGGGAGCGATCTACCGCCGCCCGGCGCCGGACGAGCCCGAAGACGCTCCAGTCGATCCCGACGGCGAGTTCGAGGTCGTCATCGACCCGCTCGACCTCCGCGACGACGCCACGACCAGCGTGAGCATCATCGACTTCTCGCCGGACGGCCGCCTCATGATCTACGCCATCCGGGACGGGGGCCGGGACGAGCGGGAGTACCGCGTCCGAGACCTGGAGAGCGGCGAGGATCTGCCCGACCGCCTGCCGACCTACCTGTACGGGAACGTCTCCTTCGATCCGGAAGGGGAGGGCTTCTACTACAGCCGCCGGTCGCGGGAGACCGGTGCGCGGATCCGCTACCACCGGCTCGGGACCGACCTGGAAGAGGACGAGGAGCTGTTCGGGGAGGGGCACGGCCCCGAGAGGTTCGTGGGCTTCTCGCAGGGGGGCGACGGCCGGTGGCACGTCTACACCGTGCAGCACGGCTGGGCGCGGACGGATGTCTACCTGCACGACGTGCGCGCCGGGACGGCGCCCGTGCCGCTCATCGTCGGCGCCCCCGCCCGCTTCAGCACCCGCTTCGTCGACGACGAACTCTACCTGCTCACGAACCTGGACGCGCCGAGGAACCGGATCCTCGCCGTCGACCTGGAGAATCCCGACCCGGATCCGGCGCAGTGGCGGGAAGTGCTGCCCGAGGGAGAGGATCTCCTCACCGGATACCGGTTCATCGGCGACGACCTGTACGCCGATTACCTGCGCGACGTGAGCAGCCGGATCGTGCGCTACGGGCCGGACGCCGCCGTGAAGGGCGAGATCCCGATTCCCGCGCACCACGTGGCGACGCTGCGCTCGCACGGAGATGACGGAAACGAAGCCCTCCTCACGCTGACATCGCTCCTCACTCCCCCGGCCATCCTCAAGCTCGACCTCGAGACGATGGAGACGGAGGCGTGGCGGCCGTCATCCGTCCCCTTCGACGGTTCGGAGTACGAGCTGAAGCAAGTCTGGTACACGTCGGAGGACGGGACGCGGGCCCCGATGTACGTCGCCCACCGCCGGGGACTGGCTCTCGACGGGCAAAGCCCCGCCCTCCTGTACGGGTACGGCGGCTTCAACGTGAACCTGCTGCCCCGCTTCGACGCCCGCGCCGCCGCGTGGCTGGAGCAGGGCGGCGTGTACGCGATGGCGACCCTGAGGGGCGGAGGCGAGTTCGGCGAGGAGTGGCACCGGGCCGGCATGCTCGAGAACAAGCCGAACGTGTTCGCCGACTTCATCGCCGCGGCCGAGTGGCTGGTCGAGAACGGATACACGAACCCGGACCGGCTCGCGATCCGCGGCGGGAGCAACGGCGGGCTGCTCGTCGCCGCCTCCCTCACGAAGCGGCCGGACCTCTTCCGCGCCGTTTACTGCGGCCTGCCCGACCTCGACATGGTCCGCTTCTACCAGTTCACCGACACGAACAACATGCCGGCGCTCCTCGAGTACGGGAACGCGGCCGTGGCCGAGGAGTTCGACGTCCTCCGCACCTTCTCCCCCTACCAGAACGTGCGCGATGGCGTGGACTACCCCGCCGTCATGCTCACCCAGGGCGACCTCGACACGCGCGTGCCCCCGCTGCAGGCCCGCAAGATGGCCGCGCGCCTCCAGGCCGCCTCGAGTTCCGGCCTGCCGGTGATCCTCGACTACGACGAGCGCACGGGCCACGCCGGCGGCCGCTCCTTCACCCGCAACGTGCGCAACGCCGCGATGGAACTCGCCTTCCTCCTCCAGCAACTCGGCGCGTCCGAATAG
- a CDS encoding cytochrome c, giving the protein MRGSHSHSSHAWSRAAAIAVFIVPVALGLTSGGLAGQGPAANGVNGAAAEVDVTFSKDVAPILQANCQICHREGSVGPMSLLTYRDTRRWASRMKDLVAKRLMPPFHLDTGVGIQNIKDDWRLSEEDIETIVAWADAGAPEGDPADMPPPIDWPTEQKWQLEDLIGPPDHVIKSKPFDVPAEGGDTWWRPRVPTGLDEDRWVMAFETRPSFPAGRQVVHHAIPRLLRLNEEGEYQRIQSLSEYAMGKVGEIVPTDAGRMLKANDMIEWDAHYYPMGYEVPGDQVELGIWFHEEGYEPEFQQDLRLYPLRGDIALAPGGTAMTQGFHRWDHPVRLDSFQPHGHVHLHAMSIQALYPDGRLELISMVTDFDARWHHSYIYEDDVAPLLPPGTVLVMTGWYDNTAENELTPDPEIWYARGSRTGDEMSHAWLAVTHLTEEGYQRLVEEREAKLTTDEDGVDSNDNRN; this is encoded by the coding sequence ATGCGTGGATCGCATAGTCACTCGAGCCATGCCTGGTCGCGTGCAGCGGCCATCGCCGTCTTCATCGTGCCCGTTGCCCTGGGGCTCACGTCCGGGGGCCTCGCGGGACAGGGACCGGCGGCGAACGGCGTGAACGGCGCCGCGGCGGAGGTCGACGTCACGTTCTCGAAGGACGTCGCCCCCATCCTCCAGGCGAACTGCCAGATCTGCCATCGAGAGGGATCCGTGGGGCCGATGTCCCTCCTCACCTACCGCGACACGCGCCGGTGGGCGTCTCGCATGAAAGACCTGGTCGCGAAGCGGCTCATGCCGCCGTTTCACCTCGACACGGGCGTCGGCATCCAGAACATCAAGGATGACTGGCGGTTGAGCGAAGAGGACATCGAGACGATCGTCGCCTGGGCCGACGCCGGCGCTCCCGAAGGGGACCCGGCTGACATGCCGCCGCCGATCGATTGGCCGACCGAGCAAAAGTGGCAGCTTGAGGATCTCATCGGCCCGCCCGATCACGTGATCAAGTCGAAGCCGTTCGACGTCCCGGCCGAGGGCGGCGACACGTGGTGGCGGCCGCGGGTGCCGACGGGCCTCGACGAGGACCGCTGGGTGATGGCGTTCGAGACGCGTCCCTCCTTCCCCGCCGGGCGTCAGGTCGTGCACCACGCGATCCCGCGTCTGCTCAGGCTCAACGAGGAAGGGGAGTACCAGCGCATCCAGAGCCTGTCGGAGTACGCGATGGGCAAGGTCGGCGAGATCGTGCCCACGGACGCGGGACGGATGCTGAAGGCGAACGACATGATCGAGTGGGACGCGCACTACTATCCCATGGGGTACGAGGTGCCCGGCGATCAGGTCGAACTCGGAATCTGGTTCCACGAAGAGGGCTACGAACCCGAGTTCCAGCAGGATCTGCGCCTCTATCCTCTGAGGGGAGATATCGCGCTGGCGCCGGGAGGGACCGCGATGACGCAGGGATTCCACCGCTGGGACCACCCGGTGAGGCTCGACAGCTTCCAGCCGCACGGGCATGTGCATCTGCACGCAATGTCGATTCAGGCGCTCTACCCCGATGGCAGGCTCGAGCTCATCAGCATGGTCACGGACTTCGACGCCCGCTGGCATCACAGCTACATCTACGAGGATGACGTGGCGCCGCTGCTGCCGCCCGGGACGGTCCTCGTCATGACCGGGTGGTACGACAACACGGCGGAGAACGAACTGACCCCCGATCCGGAGATCTGGTACGCGCGCGGCTCTCGCACCGGGGACGAGATGTCGCATGCGTGGCTCGCCGTGACGCACCTCACGGAGGAAGGCTACCAGCGGCTCGTCGAGGAGCGGGAGGCGAAGCTCACGACCGACGAGGACGGCGTCGACAGCAACGACAACCGCAACTGA